The window GGCGATCGTCGAGACGGTCACCAAGAACGCGGCCCGCGGCATCGAGGACCTCGAGCGCTGGGGCATGCCCTTCGCGCGCGAGGCGGACGGCCGCATCAGCCAGCGCTTCTTCGGCGCCCACAAGTACCGCCGCACCGCCTACGCGGGCGACTACACGGGCCTCCAGATGCAGCGCACCCTCGTCCGTCGTGCGACGGAGCTCGACGTGCCCGTCATCGACACCGTCTACATCACGCGCATCCTCGTCGCCGACGGTCGCGTCTTCGGTGCCTGCGGCTTCGACATCGTCGACGGCTCGCCCGTCGTCATCCACGCCGACGCCGTCATCCTCGCCGCGGGCGGTCACACGCGCATCTGGCGTCACACCTCGTCGCGACGCGACGAGAACACGGGCGACTCGTTCCGCCTCGCGGCCCTCGCGGGCGGCCGCATCCGCGACGCGGAGCTCGTGCAGTTCCACCCCTCGGGGCTCCTCGAGCCCGACGACGCGGCCGGAACCCTCGTGTCCGAGGCCGCTCGCGGCGAGGGCGGCATCCTCCGCAACGCCCTGGGCGAGCGCTACATGGAGCGCTACGACGCCGAGCGCATGGAGCTCTCGACGCGCGACCGCGTCGCGCTCGCCGGCTACACGGAGATCGCGGAGGGGCGCGGCACGCCGAAGGGCGGCGTCTACCTCGACGTGTCCCACCTGCCGCGCGAGACGATCTTCGAGAAGCTCCCGCGCGTCTACCGTTCGCTCATCGAGTTGCAGATGCTCGACATCACCGAGCAGGCGATCGAGATCGCGCCCACGGCGCACTACTCGATGGGTGGCGTGTGGGTGCGCGCCGACGACCACGGCACAGGTGTCGACGGGCTCTACGCGATCGGCGAGGCATCGAGCGGCCTGCACGGCGCGAACCGACTCGGCGGCAACTCGCTCATCGAGCTCATGGTCTACGGCCGCATCACGGGCGAGATCGCTGCCGAGTACGCGACGAACCTCGAGCACGTCCGGCGCGATCCGGCCGCGGTGGACGAGGCTCGCGCCGAGATGCAGGGCTTCCTCGCGGGTGACGGGCTCGAGAGCCCGCGTCGCCTGCAGCGCGAGCTGCGCAACGTCATGTCGAAGCACGCGGGCGTCGTGCGCTCCGGTGACGGCCTCGAGGCCGGCCTGCGTGAGCTCGACGCGCTCGAGGAGCGCGCCCGCCACGTCACGGCGCACCCCGACATCGCCGGCTTCGACGATCTCGCGCACACCTTCGATCTGCAGGGCTCGCTCCTCGCCGCCCGCGCGACGCTCGAGTCGGCGATCGCACGCACGGAGACGCGCGGTTGCCACAACCGCTCGGACTTCCCCGAGATCGACGAGTCGCTGCGCGGCAACATGGTCTGGACGCGCGAGGAGGGCGTGACGTTCGAGCCGCTCCCCGAGGCGCCCGAGTCGTTCCGGGACCTCGCGAGCGAGGCGGCCGACGACTCACCCGTCGGCAAGCTCGTCGAGTAGTCGGCGAAACGGTGGGCGGCGGGTCCCGGGGTTCCGCCGCCCACCGGCGGCAGCGGGTTGCCGCTGCCGGCCCGTCGGAGGCCGGTTCGTGCGCGTCGGCGCGCACGAACCGGCCTCATGCCGTCTCGTCCGTGGAGTCCGGATCCCCGAGTCCGCGCGCCGCGAGTGCGTCGCCGACGTCGTCGGCGTGCTTGAGCGAGAGCACGAGCAGCGGGACGACGAGTCGGACGGGCGGGACGCGCACGCCGCGGGCGCGCTGCGCCTCCCTGATCTGGGCCGCGAAGCCCTGGAGGACGGGGATCGTCGCGATCGTGAGCGCGAGGACGAGGCCGACCCGCACCGGGTCGACGCCGAATCGTCGGAAGGGCCCGAGCACGCGGTCCACGACCTCGAGCATCTCGCCCGTGGAGGTCGTGCAGGTGACGAGCGCCGCGAGGAGCAGCACGACGAGCACGCGCGCGGTCCCCGTCAGGGCGGTCGCGAGGGGGAGGAAGAGCATCTGCGTGCCGACGAGGAGCACGATGACCCACCTCGCCGCGAGCACCTGTTCGACGAGCCCCCCGATGCCGAGGCCCGCCACGAGGTAGCCGACGATCGCGACGACGCCCGCGACGACCGTCGGCCACGGGGCCCACGGCAGCACCGAGGAGCCGACCGCGAGGACGGCGAGTGCGGCGAGCTTGACCCCCGCGGGGGCACGGTGCAGGGCGCTCGTCCCGGGACGGTGGAGCGGGATCACGGCAGGGCGGCCAGGTAGTCGGCGACGACGCGCCCGGGCTCTCCCTCGTCGACGAGCCGACCGCCGTCGAAGCGGATCGCGACGTCGCAGCGGCGCGCGAGTGCCGGATCGTGCGTCACGATCACGACGGCGCGCTCGTCCTGCTCGAGCAGGCGATCGGCGATGCGGCGCGCGTTCGCGGCGTCGAGGAACGCGGTCGGTTCGTCGGCCACGACGAGCCCCGGTCGCCTGATGAGGACGCCCGCGAGGGCGAGCAATTGCTTCTGCCCGCCCGAGAGCGCGTAGGCCGACTCGTCCCGACGGCCGGCGAGCCCGATGTCCTCGAGCGCCCGTTCGACGCGCTCGGCGATCTCGGCCTTCGACAGCCCCTGGCCGCGCAGCGAGAGCGCCAGGTCCTCGCCGACGGTCGGGAGGATGAGCTGCACGTCCGGGTTGCTGAACACGAAGCCGACGTGGCGACGAACGGCCGCACCGTCCGCGACCGGATCGAGACCGAGGACGCGGGCGCGCCCCGCGCTCGGCCGCACGAGTCCGTTGAGCGTCCGGACGAACGTCGACTTGCCCGAGCCGTTCGCACCGACGACGGCGATGCGCCGGGCGTCGCTGCGGAACCCGACGTCCCGCAGGACGGGGACGCCGTCGAGGTCGACGTCGACGCCCTCGTAGTCGATGACGGGCGCGCCCTCGACGGGCCCGGCGAGGGCGCCCCGACGCGGACTCACGAACCGGATGCGGACCCGGTCGTGACCGGATCCGGGGTGCGGCCGGAGGAGGCCGTCGTGTTCCAGCGGAAGGCGCGCGGATACGCCTTCCAGAGTGCGAGCACGATGACGGTCGTGAGGACGACCTTGATGAGGTCGCCGGGCAGGAACACGAGCGAGCCGACCGCGGCCTCGCCGAGCGAGAGGCCCATGACCAGTGCCTGCACGGGGACGCCGAACGCGTAGATCACGAGGATGCCGCCGACGATGCTGCCGAGGAGCGTGCGCCACCAATTCGGCCGGGCCGCTCCCGCGCGGACGATGTAACCGATCACGACGACGCCGACGAGCCAGCCGGCGAGGTAGCCGGCCGAGGGGCCCACGAACACGCCGAGCCCACCGCGACCGCCGGCGAGGAGCGGGAGGCCGACCGCGACGAGGGTGAGGAGCGTCGCGACCGATGCCAGGCCACGCCAGGGGCCGAGCACGGCTCCCGCGAGCATGACGCCGAGCGTCTGTCCCGTGATGGGCACGCCGCCGCCGATGCTGACGAGCCCGAGAACGGCGATGAGCGCGGCGAAGATCGCGATACGCGCGAGATCGCCGAGCTCGAGACGGGAGGGAGTGGCCATGTCGACGCCTTCCGATGGAACGGGGTGAACACTCCTGAACGGTGTTCACCAGAACGGTGTTCAGGTTATACGATCGGAGGCGACATGATGGCAGCCGAAGCGTGAGCGTCGATCCCGACGAGCGACGCACCCCACGACGGTCGAGGAACGACCTCGTCCGGGCGACGCTCGAGATCCTCGACGAGCGCGGACTCTCCGAACTGTCGATGCGCAACATCGCCGCCTCACTCGGTGTCCAGGCCTCGGCGCTCTACTGGCACTTCCCGAACAAGCAGTCCCTGCTCGCCGCGGTCGCGGACGTGATCGTGGCCGACGACGACGATCGCCTCGAGGACGATTGGCGAGTCGCCGCGCTCACCGAGGCACGCGCCCTTCGCACACGACTCCTCGCCGTGACCGATGGCGCCGAGCTCGTCGCCTCGGCGCTCGCGCTCGGCCTCGGCGGGGGAGCGGCGGCACTGCGACTGCGCACCGTGTTCGCCCGCCGCGGTTTCGAGCCGGACGCCGCGAGACGGGCGGGTGCGGCGCTCGTGCACTTCGTGCTCGGCCACACCGCGGTCGAACAGCAGCGCGCACAGGCACGAGCGCTCGGTGTCGACATGGCGGACGCGGACGCGGCGGACGCCGTCGCCCCGGCCGACGAGGCGGCGTTCGAGCTGGGGCTGCGGGCCCTCGTCCGAGGCCTCGGGGCGGACGAGCACGACGTCGGAACGGACTGACGTTCGCCGATCGGCCGTGCCGGTGGTCGGGATACCGCCCGTCCGCCCGTTCGTCCGCTCCGGCCAACCGCCCGTGCGCCGGGCGACGGAACGAGGTTCCGATCGTTCGCCGGTGCGGCCGCGCGGGGTCAGGTCAGGAGCGCGAGCCGCTCCACGGCCTCGTGCAGCACCTCGTCCCGCTTGCAGAAGGCGAATCTGACGAGTCCCACGACCATCGCGTGTCGCTCGGGCGCGACGAACGCGGTCACCGGGATCGCGGCGACGCCGACGCGTTCGGGCAGTTCCCGACAGAACGCCTCGGTATCGGTGACCCCGAGGGGCCGGGCGTCCGCGATCGCGAAGTACCCCGCGGCGGGCCTCGACACCACGAAACCGACCCGGTCGAGTCCGTCGCACAGCGGATCGCGTTTCCGTGCGAGCGTGCCGGCGATCTCCGCGAACCGGGCGTCGGGCAGCGCGAGTCCGATGGCCGTCGCGGGCTGGAACGGCGCGCCGCCGACGTAGCTGAGGAACTGCTTGACGCTCTGGATCGCGGTCACGAGGGGTGCCGGTGCCGTCAGCCATCCGATCTTCCAGCCCGTCGTGCTGAACGTCTTGCCGCCCGAGGAGATCGTGACGGTGCGTTCCGCTGCGCCGGGCAGTGTCGCGATCGGGACGTGCGGACCGTCGAACACGAGGTGCTCGTACACCTCGTCGGTCACGATGAGCGCGTCGTGCCGCGTCGCGAGGTCGACGACGAGCTCGCGGTCCCGAGGCGTGAGGCGTGCGCCCGTCGGATTGTGCGGATCGTTCACGAGCAGGATGCGTGTACGGTCCGTGACGGCCGCGCGCAGTGCGTCGTGGTCGAGCGCGAACGTCGGTGCCCGCAGCGGAACGGGGACGAGGGTGGCACCCGCGAGCGCGACGAGTGCACCGTAGGCGTCGTAGGCGGGCTCGAGGACGACGACCTCGTCGCCGGGACCGCACAGCGCGAGGATCGTCGCCGCGAGGGCCTCGGTCGCGCCGACCGTGACGAGCACCTCGGTGTCGGGGTCGACGTCGAGCCCGTACCAGTGCGCCTGATGGTCGGCGATCGCGGTGCGCAGTGGCGCGGTGCCGCGTCCCGGTGGGTACTGGTTGTCGCCCGCGAGGATCGCGGCGGCCGCGGCGTCGAGGACTTCTCGCGGCCCGGGCTCGTCGGGGAAGCCCTGGCCGAGGTTGAGCGCACCAGTCGAGGTCGCGAGTGCACTCATGGTGGCGAACACGGTGGCCTGGACGGCCCCGTCGTCGCCGAGAAGACCCGCTCCCTGCGCCGTCCGGCGCCACGGCCCGTCGATACTCGTCATGCCCCGAGGCTAGAACACCCCACCGCCCTACCCCGCCCCGCCCCACGAAATAAAGCCGGGTTGTTGCTACCGGGCCCGCGGCCCGGTAGCAACAACCCGGCTTTCTGTGAGCGACATCGGGCTCCACTCCCTGACCGACGGCGTGCCAGGGCGAAAGACGTGCTCAGCCGAACCGGCGGCAGGACCCGCCGGCCGAGCGAGACCGCACTGGACCCGCCAACCGAACGATCCCGCGCCGACCCGGCACTCGAGCGAGAGCGAACCGGACCCGCCAGCTGAGCGACGTCGCGCAGGTACTCACGATCTGGCGGAGCGGATGCAGCTCCGGAATCGGGCGGCCAGCCGACTCCGACGACGGCAAAAAGCCGGGTTGTTGCTACCCGGCCCCGGGCCCGGTAGCAACAACCCGGCTTGATTCGGGAGTGTGAGTGCGGGAGGCAGGCGCGGCCGCTCGGGAGGCGCGGCCACTCGGGGGGGGGGGGGGGGGGGGACGCGGCGGCTCGGGACGGAGGCACGGCCGCTCGGGAGGGGCGGCGGGGGCGTCAGGGGAGGAGTTCCACCTCGGTGAACGCGACCGTCTCGGTCGTGCGGTTCTCGACGCGGTGGCGGGCACCCGCTGGACGGTCGTAGGGGACACCCACCCGGAGCGCCGTCTCGAGCACCGTCCCGTCCGACTGCACGACCGTCATCGCCCCGTCGACGAGCGGGACGACGACGTAGTCGTACTCGTGGAGGTGCTCGGGGATCGCACCGCCCGGCTCGATCGTCCACGTCGTCACCCGTGTGCGATCCGACTCGATGTGGACACGTCCGTCGCTCATCGGCGACCTCCCTCGGTGTTCGGGTCGGCGCTCCGCCGCGCGAGGCGCCGACCGATGATCTCGTGTTCGAGCGCGAGGTACGCATCGGCGACGAACCCCGCCGACTCCACGGGCCGACCCGTCACCTCCGCCAGTTTCGCGAGACGATAGCGCACCGTGTTCGCGTGCACGAAGAGCGCGGCCGCCGTCTCGCCGACGTGCTGGTCGCACGCCAGGTAGGTCACGAGCGTCTCGTGCAGATCGGCCTCGTCGATCGGATCGAGGAGCTTGCGGCGCAGCCCACGCGCGCCCGTGCCGTCCGCGTGCGCGAGGAGCCACGTGGCGAACGTCATCCGGTCGAAGCGGATCGTCACGGGCGCCACCTCGGCATCGATGCCCCGGGCGGCACGGCCGCGTGTCGCGGCGATCTCGAGCGCCGTCTCGGCGTCACGGAACGCGCGGGGAGCGTCGCCGAGGCGTCCGAACGGTGCCGAGACACCGACGTCGAGCTGCTTGCCGATCTGGCGCAGCCACCGCTCCGAGATCTGCGCGGCCGGGACGAGCGCGACGACCGTGGGGGAGTCGTAGCCCATGCGGCGCCGGGCGACGAGGCGCGGGATGCCCTGCCCGTGCGACGCGTCGATGATGCGCGACAGGCGCGCCTCGCCACCGATCGTTCCCGTCGAGTCGACGGGCACCGACGCGACGACCGCCATGACGGGCGTGAACGCGTCGAAGCCGTGCAGCACGAGCCGCTGCCACGAGCGGTGCTCGCGTGACGCGGGGACGCCGTCCTCGATCGTCGACAGCAGCCGTTCCGTCTCGCGACGGTGCTGCTCCTCGAGGCTGCGGCTCACCCCGCCGAGTGCCGCGAGCACCCGTTCCGCCGCGTCGACGACCGTGTCCGACGACCAGGCGAGATCGACGTCCTTCGAGGCGAGCGCGAGCCACCAGCCGTCGTCGATCGCCCGCACGCGCTTGACCCGCACGAACCACCGACCCACCTGCAGCTCGGCATCGTCCGCCCCCGTGCGGACGATCTCGTCCCAGATGAGGTGCGCGGCGGCAGGGCCCGAGGACGCCGTCGACTCGCCGTCACCGTCGTAGAGGATCGCGGACCCCTCGACGAGTGTCGCGAGTTCGGCGACGATCCGACCGAGCGGTTCAGGAGCCGTCATGGCGTCGAGCAGACGCCTCGTGACGTCGAGCGCGGCGGGAGCTGCGTCGCGTCCTGTCGCGTCCCGCCCGCTCGTGCGCCCGTGTTCGACGGTCATGCGTCACCGGATCGGGCGGGGGAGGAACATTCCTGGAGACTACCCTGCCCGATCACGCGACTCCCGTCCCGCCCGTCCGTCCGGCGCCGCCTCGCCCGCCGTTCCGGGGGGATGTGGGATTCTCCAAGCGAACGCCGACGATGTTTGACGTGCTCCAGTGACCGTCGGCATCGACGACCCGCACCATGGTGCACACCTGCGGTCCGGCAACGACGCCCGACAACTGGTCCGACGATGAACCGAAAGGATCTCGATGTCTCAACTCCGAGTCGCCGTCGATGTGGGCGGCACTTTCACCGATGTCTGTATTTTCGACGACGACACCAAGGACATGCGTGTCACCAAGGTGCCGTCGACACCGAGCGACCCCATGGTCGCGGTCATGAACGGCGTCGAGCGCGGGGAGATCGACCTGCGCGACGTCACCCTGTTCTCGCACGGGACGACCGTCGCGACGAACGCGCTCATCACCCGACAGTTCCCGGCCGCCGCGCTCGTCACGACGGAGGGATTCCGCGACGTGATCGAGATCCGTGACGGCACGAAGGACGATCTCTGGGACGCGTACAACGACGTGTCCGGCCCGTACATCCGCCGACGCGACCGTTTCGAGGTGCCCGAGCGCATCGACTACGCCGGGCGCATCGTGACGCCGCTCGACGAGGACGCCGCGCGGCGTCTCGCGGCGCTCATCCGCAAGCGCGGCACCCGCACGATCGCGGTGTGCTTCATCAACTCGTTCGCGAATCCGGCGCACGAGCTGCGCATGCGCGAGATCCTCGAGGAGGAGATCCCGGACGCGTCCATCACGACCTCGACCGAGATCCTGCCCGAGATCTTCGAGTACGAGCGCTTCAACACGGCCGTGTCGAACGCGGTGCTCGCCCCGCTCGTGTCGGGGTACGTGAGCAGGCTGGGGGAGCGGCTGCACGAGGGCGGTTACGACGGCGACCTGCTGCTGCTCCACTCCGGTGGCGGATCGATGACCCCCCGGACGGTGGAGAAGTACCCCGTGCGCCTCGCCGCGTCGGGCATCGCCGCGGGAGCCATCTCGGCGAAGCACATCGCGCAACAGTGCGGCTACCCGAACGCCGTGAGCCTCGACATGGGCGGCACCTCGACGGACATCGCGCTCGTCGCGGACGGCGAACTGCGCGTCACGAAGGAGTGGCAGGTCGAGTACGGCCACCCGATCATCTTCCCGTCGATCGAGGTGCTCACGATCGGGGCGGGCGGCGGCTCGCTCGCTCACATCGACATCGCGGGCTCCCTCCGCAACGGTCCGCAATCGGCGGGCGCCGACCCCGGGCCCGCGTGTTACGACACGGGCGGCACGCAGCCGACGAACACCGACGCGAACGTCGTGCTCGGTCGACTCGGCACCTCGCTCGCGGGCGGCGCGAAGCAGCTCGACGCCGCGCGCGCGGCGGCGGCCGTCACCGAGGTCATCGCGAAGCCGCTCGGCCTCGAACTCGCGGAGGCGGCGCACGCGATCGTGCAGGTCGCGAACGCGAACATGGCGGACGCGGTGCGGCTCGTGTCGATCCGCCGCGGATACGACCCGCGCGACTTCGCCCTGCTCGCGTTCGGTGGCGCCGGCGCGCTGCACGGCGCGGACGTCGCGCGCGAACTCGGGATCCCGACCGTCGTCGTGCCGCCGAACCCCGGCGTCACCTCGGCCATGGGGTGTCTGCTCGTCGACATCCGGCATGACCTCTCGCAGATGTTCACGGGGCTCGCCTCGCAGACCGACCCCGACGAGCTCGAGGAGGCGTTCACGGCCCTCGAGACCGAGGCGTCCGCGCGGCTCCGGCACGAGGGTGTCGCGGAGGAGAACGCCGTGCTGCAGCGACAGGTGTCGATGCGCTACCGCGGCCAGTGGCGCTCGCTGTCGGTACCGATCGGATCCGGGCCGGGCTCGCTCGAGCAGGCCGTCGAGTCGTTCCACTCCCAGCACGAGCGGGAGTTCGCGTACCGCAACGACGCGACGCCCGTCGAGATCTACCAGCTCCAGCTCACGGCGGTCGGGACGACACCGAAGCCCGTCTTCACGCCGAAGCAGCGCACGGCTCGTCGGGCACCGGATCCCGTCGAGACGCGCGACGTCTACTTCGGCGACACCGGCTGGGTGGCGACCCCCGTGTACGACCGCGACCTGCTGCCCGCCGGCACGCGCCTCGACGGCCCGGCCATCATCAACCAGCTCGACTCCACCACCGTCGTCCCGCCCGGCACGCTCGCCGAGATCGACGAGTGGCTCAACATCCGCATCCACCTCGGGGAGGACCAGCGATGACCATCACAGAATCCGACGCCACACGCACCGACAGGCTCGATCCCGTCACGTTCGAGGTGCTGAAGAACGCCTTCGCGACGAGCGTCGACCTCATGAGCGAGCAGATCCTGCGCACCTGCTACTCGTTCGTCATCTACTCGCGCGACTTCTCGTCGGCCCTGTGCGACGCCGAGGGCAACACGGTCATGCAGGGCTCGGGAGACATCGCGGTCCACGTCGGCACGCTGCACTTCCAGTGCAAGGCCGTCATCGAGCAGTTCGGCGACGACATCCACCCGGGCGACGTCTTCGCGATCAACGACCCGTACCGCGGTGGGACGCACTTCAACGACGTGTCGTTCATCCGCCCGATCTTCGCGGACGGACGCATCATCGCGTTCTCCCAGAACAAGGGTCACTGGGCGGACATCGGCGGTGTCGTGCCGGGCTCGTTCTACGTCAACGCGGTCGACCACTTCGGTGAGGGGCTGCGCATCACACCCGTCCGCATCTGGTCGAAGGGCGTGTTCTTGCACGACGTCGCGCAGTTGCTCGTGTCGAACACCCGCGCCCCCGAGCAGGCGATGGGTGATCTGCACGCCCAGTCGGAGGCGACCGCGGTCTGCGAGCGGGAGGTGCTGCGACTCGTCCACCGGTACGGGACGGACACCGTCACGGCCGCGATGACCGAGACGCAGGACTACGTCGAACGAACCGTGCTCCGCCGCCTCGAGGGCCTTCCGAAGGGCACGTGGGAGACGGCCGACTACATCGACCTCGACCCCGGCAAGGGGGAGGGGCTCGTGCCGATCCGCATCAAGCTGACGCTCGACGGCTCGGGCATCCACTACGACCTCAACGGCTCGGCCGAGGCCGTCGAGACCTTCCTCAACTCGGGCTACGGCACGACGTTCTCGGCGATCTACGCGGGGACGAAGACCTTCTTCCCCGAGGTGCCGTTGAACTCGGGCTTCTACGCCGCCGTCACGGCGGACATCGGCCCCGAGGGGACGGTCGTGAACGCGGGGTGGCCCCACGCGGTGACCGGATTCTGCTCCGGCCCATACGAGAAGATCATGAACGCGATCTTCGAGATCTGGTCGCAGATCATGCCCGAGCGCGCCATGGCCTGTGCGTTCAACCTCGAGTACCTGCTCGTCGGCGGGCGGGATGCCCGGGACGACGGCAAGCCGTACTTCATGTGGTACGACTGGATGGCCGGCGGCTGGGGTGGGCGCGCGACGAAGGACGGCTCCGGCGCGACCGCGCCCGTTTTCGGTCCGGGCCTCGCCGTGCAGCCCCTCGAGGGACAGGAGCGCCTGTCGCCCGTTCTGACCTCGGTGCACCAGATCGCGGTCGACTCGGGTGGCCCCGGCCGGTTCCGCGGCGGCTGCGGCATCGAGAAGGGCGGCATGCTCACGGACGCCGAGGCCACCGTCATGAGCTACTGCTGCGACCGTGCCCGGTCGATCACGTGGGGCATCGAGGGCGGTCTCCCCTCGATCCCGCACGGGGTATGGCTCAATCGCGGCACGCCCGAGGAGCGGTTCCTCGGGTCGAACTTCTCGTCCGTCCCGATCGAGCCCGGCGACAGCTTCGTCCGCCCGTCGGCGGGCGGCGGCGGATTCGGTGACCCGCTCGAACGCGACCCGGACGCCGTGCTCGAGGACGTCATCGACGGCTACGTCTCCGTCGAGCGCGCCGAGGCCGACTACGGGGTCGTCGTGATCGTGCGCGATCGTGAGCTCGACGACATCGTGCTCGACGAGGACGCGACCGCGAGCGCACGCGACCACATCCGCGCGGCACGACGCGGGTGGCTCGACGAGTCGCCCGAGGCGATCGCGGAGCGGTACCGCTCGGGGGAGCTCGGCATGCTCGACGTCATCCGGCGGCACGGCGTGATCCTCGACTGGGGATCGGGCGAGCTGTTCCCCAACTCCACCGCGCAGTACCGGGAGCTCCTCGAACGGCGCTCGGCGCGGCACTGGCACTGATCGCGCTCCGGTCCGTCCCGAGGGACGGACCGGAGCCGGCGGCCGTCGGGACACCCGCGGCCGCCGGCGGGAGGTGCGATCTCCGTGACGTCGCGGCGGCGTGCCGCATCGGCGTCACGGCCGAACGGTGACACGGCACCGACGGCCACCCCATCGCGAATCGATCGTGCCGACCTCAA is drawn from Pseudoclavibacter chungangensis and contains these coding sequences:
- a CDS encoding hydantoinase B/oxoprolinase family protein, with the translated sequence MTITESDATRTDRLDPVTFEVLKNAFATSVDLMSEQILRTCYSFVIYSRDFSSALCDAEGNTVMQGSGDIAVHVGTLHFQCKAVIEQFGDDIHPGDVFAINDPYRGGTHFNDVSFIRPIFADGRIIAFSQNKGHWADIGGVVPGSFYVNAVDHFGEGLRITPVRIWSKGVFLHDVAQLLVSNTRAPEQAMGDLHAQSEATAVCEREVLRLVHRYGTDTVTAAMTETQDYVERTVLRRLEGLPKGTWETADYIDLDPGKGEGLVPIRIKLTLDGSGIHYDLNGSAEAVETFLNSGYGTTFSAIYAGTKTFFPEVPLNSGFYAAVTADIGPEGTVVNAGWPHAVTGFCSGPYEKIMNAIFEIWSQIMPERAMACAFNLEYLLVGGRDARDDGKPYFMWYDWMAGGWGGRATKDGSGATAPVFGPGLAVQPLEGQERLSPVLTSVHQIAVDSGGPGRFRGGCGIEKGGMLTDAEATVMSYCCDRARSITWGIEGGLPSIPHGVWLNRGTPEERFLGSNFSSVPIEPGDSFVRPSAGGGGFGDPLERDPDAVLEDVIDGYVSVERAEADYGVVVIVRDRELDDIVLDEDATASARDHIRAARRGWLDESPEAIAERYRSGELGMLDVIRRHGVILDWGSGELFPNSTAQYRELLERRSARHWH